The DNA region ATGGTGCGCCGGGAGAGCGCGATCGCGTCGGCCACCGCGCGCAGGTCCGGCCGCATCAGCGTCACGTCGGCGGCCTCGAGCGCCACGTCGGTGCCGCTGCCCATGGCGATGCCGATCTCCGCCCGCGCCAGCGCCGGCGCGTCGTTGATGCCGTCGCCCACCATGGCCACCACGCGGCCCTCCGCCTGCAGCCGCTCCACCTCGGCCACCTTGCCCTCCGGCAGCACGCCCGCCACCACCCGCTCCACGCCCGCGGCCTTCGCCACCGCCTCGGCGCTGCGGCGCACGTCGCCGGTGAGCATGACGACCTCGAGGCCCATGCGGCGCAGCCGCGCCACCGCGTCCCGCGAGGTCGGCCGCAGCTCGTCCGCGACGGCGAGCAGGCCGGCCAGCTTCCCGTCCACCGCCGCGAACACCGCGGTGCGTGCCTTCGCGGCGAGCGCGCCCGCCTCGGCCTCCAGCGGCGCGGTCGAGACGCCCTCCGACTCGAGCAGCGCCGCGTTGCCCACCACCACGCGCCGCCCCCCGGCGAGGCCCCGCGCGCCGCGGCCGGTGATCGACTCGAACGCCTCCACCTGCGGCACCGCCGCGCCCCGCGCCGTCGCGTGCGCCGCGATGGCGGCCGCGAGCGGGTGCTCGCTGGCGCGCTCCACCGCCGCGACCAGGCCCACCAGCGCGTCCTCGTCCACCGGCGCGCCGGGCGCGAGCCGCACCTCGGTCACCGCCGGCTTGCCCAGCGTGAGCGTGCCGGTCTTGTCGAGCACCACCGTGTCCACCGCGTGCGCCCGCTCCAGCGCCTCGCCGCCCTTCAGCAGCACGCCCAGCTCGGCCCCCTTGCCGGTGGCGACCATGACCGCGGTCGGGACCGCGAGGCCCATCGCGCAGGGGCAGGCGATGACCAGCACGGCGACCGCGGCCACCAGCGCCCGCACCGCGGGCGCGGCGTCGGCGGCCACGAACCAGACCACGAAGGTGGCGATGGAGAGGGAGAGCACCACCGGCACGAAGATGCCGCTGATGCGGTCGGCCAGCTTCTGGATGGGGGCGCGCGAGCCCTGCGCCTCGCGCATGAGCTTCACCACGTGCGCGAGCACCGTGTCCGCGCCCACGCCGGTGGCCCGGTAGCGGAACGACCCGGTGCCGTTGACGGTCGCGCCGATGACGCGATCGCCGGCGCGCTTCTGCACCGGCAGCGGCTCGCCGGTGAGCATCGACTCGTCCACCGCGCTCGTCCCGGAGACGATCTCGCCGTCCACCGGCAGCCGCTCGCCCGGGCGCACCACCACCACGTCGCCCTCGCGCACGTCCTCCACCGGCACGTCCACCTCCGCGCCGCCGCGCACCACGCGCGCGGTGCGGGGCTGGAGCTGCATGAGCTTGCGGAGCGCGACCGAGGTCTGGCGCTTCGCGCGCGCCTCCATGGTGTTGCCCACCAGGATGAGCGCGATGATGAGGACGACCGCCTCGTAGTACACGTCGGGCGGGACGCCGCGCGACACGAAGAAGCCGGGCGCGACGGTGGCGGCGAGCGAGAGCAGGTACGCCGCGCCGGTGCCGACCGCCACGAGCGTGTTCATGTCGGCCGAGTGGTGGCGGAACGCCGCCCAGGCGCGGGTGTAGAAGTGCCGCCCGGCCCAGGCCATCACCGCGGTGGTGAGCGCGAGCAGCCCGTAGGAGAGCACCTGCTCCGGGATCGCGTAGAGCCAGGGCAGCGCGCGCTCCAGCACCGGGTCGAGCACGCGCATGCTCCAGCTCATGAACGGGTCGGTGGGCGCGCCGAGCCCGTGGTGCGCGTGCGCCGCCATGAGCGGCATCGACGCGATCATCGCCACCACGCCGGCGGCGAGCGCCACCAGGGCGCGGGCGCGCAGCTCGCGGAACTCCTTCGCGCGGGCCGCGTCCTGCTGCTCCAGCGCGTCGGCGCCCGGCTCGGACAGCGCGGCGCCGTAGCCGGTCGAGCGCACCCGCTCGATCAGCGCCTCGGGCGCGGCCACCGCCGGATCGTAGGAGATGGCCGCCTCGGCGGTCATGAGGTTGACGCTGGCGTCGAGCACGCCCGGCGCGCCGGAGAGCGCCTTCTGCACGCGCGCCTGGCACGCGGCGCAGGTCATGCCCGAGACGTTGATGGTGACGCGCGCGCGGCGGTCTTCGGGGCTCGCCTCGACGGCGGCGGCGCGCGCGGCGGCGGGCTCGCGCCCGCGGACGGTGGTCTCGACCCGGTCGCTCATCGCGCGTCCTCCACCACCAGGCTGCCGCGGAGCATGCTCATGCCGCAGGTGAACTCGTAGGTGCCGGCCTTCGTCGGCGGCAGGTCGATGGTCGTCCGCTGGTGCGCGGGGAGGAACCGGCGGACCCCGAACTCGGGGATCACCACCTCCTCGGAGCAGCTCGAGTCCTCGCGCCGGTCGAACACCAGCCGCGCCGGCTGCCCGGCGCGCAGCCGGACGCGCGACGGCGTGTAGCCGCCCTCCACCCGGATCACGGCCTGCTGCACGCCGGCCGCCCCGACCTTGGCCTCCGAGGCGCCCTTCCGCTTCTCGGCCAGGAAGAAGTACCAGTTCACCCACGCGATGGCGGCCACGCCGCCTGCGACCACCAGGATTTCCACGAGGTCCACGATTCGCTCCCGGGACGGCATCATACCCCCGCCCCCTATCCTTCGACGCCCGGAACATAGATAGGGGGAGGGGGTATGTCAAGCCGAGCGGCCGGCGCCCCCGCCCGGGGCCGCGGATCCGCCCCCCGGCGGCGCCCCGATCCACTCCGGCGGGCGCCCGCCCGCCCGCGTATCACCGCACCCGCCGCCCGCCATGCCGGCGGCGGCGCCGGAGGCTGGTCATGACGTCTCGAGCTGCTCGCGTGCTGTCCTTGCTGCTCGCCCTCCCCGCGCTCGCCGCGCACGCGGAGGATGCGACGCTCCCACCCGATCTCGAGAAGACCGTCCGCGAGTTCGAGGCCGCCTTCGGCGCGCAGGACGCGGACCGCGTCGGGGCGCTGTTCGATCCCGAGGGCACGTTCATCAACCCGATGGGCCAGCGAGCCGTCGGGCGCGAGCAGGTCACCGCCCAGTTCCGCAACGACTTCGAGAAGGTGCTGAAGGGCGTCCACAACGAGCTCGCGGTCGAGCGGGTCCGGCTCCTCGGCGACCTCGCCCTCCTCGACGTGCGCCAGACGCTCTCCGGCGGCCATCCGCCGCCGGGCGCGCCGCGGCCGTGGGTGGCGCACGCCGTGGTGCTGGCGCGCCGAGCCGAGGGCGCGTGGCGACTCCTCGACGTCCGCCCGTACTTCTTCCTTCACGGCCGCGGCCCGGGCGGAAAGACCGGCCCCGCTCCGCAGCCCAAGGCACCGCCGCGCCCGTGAGCGGGTGGCGCCGCCCTCCGTGCGCGGCGCCGCCTCCAGCGGGCCCTGTCCTGGAGCGGGCCGCTAGGTCGGCGGTCCGGGCATTCGCGGCGGTGCTCGCTCCGCAAGGCCCGGGACGTGGATGGATGGCCGGAACCGGGGCCGCGGGATCGATCAAGCCGACGCACCGTGCGGGCCAGCCGCGTGATCGGAGCCGACGCCGGCTGCGCCGGTCCCTTCGCAGCGGCTGTCCCCGGCGGTGCAGGTCCAGGATCCTGGAGACGCGGCGAGGGCTCGCTCCGCTCCGCTCCGGCGCGAACGCCCGGATCGCCTCCGTGGCGGCCTGACGTGGATGGGAGGCGTGGGGCAGGGAATTTCGCCCCCCCGAACACCTCGAAGCCGCCAGTACTGCCCCCGTCCGCCAAGCGGACGCCCTCGCCCGCGACCGCGACTGTCAGCGCAGGCGCAGCCCGCGACGATCACCTCCCGCGCGCGTATCCAGCCGGCGTGCGCGGCGAGCATGTCTGAGGCCGCGCGCAGCGCGGCCGAGTTTGCGAGCCGCGCCCAAGAACATCGAACGCGATCCGCGCGCGTCCTGCGACCGAAGTCCCGCGCCGAGCATTCCTTCTCCACGTCGCGCGAGCGGGCGAGGGCGGGAGCGCCCATCAGGACCCGCCCCCACGCCCCCCCGGCTTCGAGTCTACGCGCCCATCACTCACCCGATTCGCGACGACCCCCGCCCGCACGCCGCCGCGCGCTCGAGGAGGAGCGCGCGCTCGCGGGCGTTGCGGGTCATGCCGGCGGCGCGCTCCAGCTCGGCGCGGGCCTCCGCGTGGCGACCGAGGCGGAAGAGCAGGTCGCCGCGCACGCTGGGCAGCAGGTGGTAGCGACGGAGCGACGGCTCGTCCGCGATCGCGTCCACCAGCTCGAGCCCAGCCGCCGGGCCGAACGCCATCGCCACCGCCACCGCCCGGTTCAGCTCGACCACCGGCGACGGGGTCAGCTCCGCCAGCGCGTCGTAGAGGGCCGCGATGCGCCGCCAGTCGGTCGCGGCCGCGGTGCGGGCGTGGGCGTGGCAGGCCGCGATGGCCGCCTGCAGCGCGTAGGGGCCGAGCGCGCCGCCGAGCGCCTCCGCGCGCTCCAGCGCCGCCAGCCCGCGCTGGATCAGCAGCCGATCCCACCGGCCCCGGTCCTGCTCCAGCAGCAGCACCGGCTCACCCGACGGCCCCACCCGCGCCGCGGCGCGCGAGGCCTGCAGCTCCATGAGCGCCGCCAGCCCGTGGACCTCCGCCGCGTCCGGCACCAGCGCCTGCAGCATGCGGCCGAGGCGGAGCGCGTCCTCGCACAGCGCCGGGCGCATCCAGTCGTCGCCCGCCGTGGCGGTGTAGCCCTCGTTGAACACGAGGTACACGACCTCGAGCACCGACCCCAGCCGCGCCTGCAGGTCCGCGCCGCGCGGCACCTCGAACGGCACCCGCGCCTCGGCCAGCGTGCGCTTCGCCCGCACGATGCGCTGCGCCACCGTGGGCTCCGGCTGCAGGAACGCGCGCGCGATCTCCTCGGTGGTGAGGCCGCCCAGCAGCCGGAGCGTGAGCGCGGTGCGCGCCTCGCGCGAGAGCACCGGGTGGCAGGCGATGAACACCAGCCGCAGCAGGTCGTCGCGCACCGGCTCGTCCACCGCCGCGTCGGGCGAGGGCGGCGCGGCGGGCCCGAGCGCCTCCGGATCCGGCCCGAGCGCCTCGTGCTTGCGCTCCACCATGCGCTTCCGGCGCAGCTCGTCCACCGCGCGGCGCTTCGCGGTGGCCATGAGCCAGGCGCCCGGGTTCTCCGGGACGCCCGACTCCGGCCACCGCTCCAGCGCCGCGACCAGCGCGTCCTGCGCCAGCTCCTCCGCCAGCCCGACGTCGCGCACCATCCGCGCCAGCCCGGCGATGAGCCGGGGCGCCTCGATGCGGAACACCGCGTGCACCGCGCGGTGCGCGTCCGCGCGAGCCGTCACCCGGCGCGCCTCCGCGCCACCTCGATCGTCACCGGTTCGCCGCGTTGCGCTTGGCGCGCTCGAAGATCTCGACCTCCTTGGCGGCGTCCTCCGGCGTGAGCACCTCCGGCGGGAAGTCCGCCGCCTCCGCGACCTGCCGCAGCTCCAGCACGCCCTCGGCGCCCTCGCCCATCGGGTTCGGGCAGCGCCGCGCCCAGGCGATGGCCTCCTCCTTCGACTTCACCTGGATCATCCAGAAGCCGGCCACCAGCTCCTTCGTCTCCGCGAACGGGCCGTCCACCACCTCGACCTTGCCCTTCGAGAACTTCACCCGGGCGCCCTTCGACGACGGGAGCAGGCCGTCCCCCGCGAGCAGCACGCCCGCGTTCACCAGCTCCTCGTTGTACCGGGTCATCGCCTGGATGAGCTCGCGGCTGGGCGGCGCTCCCGACTCGCTCTCCGGGCTGGCCTTCACGATCATCATGAACCGCATGGTGTCTCTCCCTGGTCCGGGTTGGTGGTACGGGCCGGGCGGCCCGAGCCGCCGCGTTCCGTGCGTCTAGCCGTGCGACGATCACGGAGCCGCCGGATCGACGCGCGCGACCGTCCCAGAGGGGGCCGTCGGGCGGTCCGGCGAGGCGCGGCTTCACCGCGCGGCGTTCCCGTGCGGGCATCCCGTGCAGGCAGCGTTGCGCGCCGCCGCCGCGGCCCAGAGTAAACGTCCGTGAACACCCCCACCTCCCGGAGCGCGCCCCGGACGGCGCTCCACCGCTCCGCCGTGCGTCCCGCGCTGCTCGCCACCCTCCTCCCGCTCGCCCTCGCCTGCTCGCCGGTCCGCGACACCAGCCACGACGCCTGCCCGCCCGAGCCGCCGGCGCTCGCCACCGGCGGCGCGCCGCACGCGCTCAAGACCGTGTTCGTGATCGTGATGGAGAACGAGGACTGGT from Anaeromyxobacter dehalogenans 2CP-C includes:
- a CDS encoding YybH family protein; translated protein: MTSRAARVLSLLLALPALAAHAEDATLPPDLEKTVREFEAAFGAQDADRVGALFDPEGTFINPMGQRAVGREQVTAQFRNDFEKVLKGVHNELAVERVRLLGDLALLDVRQTLSGGHPPPGAPRPWVAHAVVLARRAEGAWRLLDVRPYFFLHGRGPGGKTGPAPQPKAPPRP
- a CDS encoding heavy metal translocating P-type ATPase; this translates as MSDRVETTVRGREPAAARAAAVEASPEDRRARVTINVSGMTCAACQARVQKALSGAPGVLDASVNLMTAEAAISYDPAVAAPEALIERVRSTGYGAALSEPGADALEQQDAARAKEFRELRARALVALAAGVVAMIASMPLMAAHAHHGLGAPTDPFMSWSMRVLDPVLERALPWLYAIPEQVLSYGLLALTTAVMAWAGRHFYTRAWAAFRHHSADMNTLVAVGTGAAYLLSLAATVAPGFFVSRGVPPDVYYEAVVLIIALILVGNTMEARAKRQTSVALRKLMQLQPRTARVVRGGAEVDVPVEDVREGDVVVVRPGERLPVDGEIVSGTSAVDESMLTGEPLPVQKRAGDRVIGATVNGTGSFRYRATGVGADTVLAHVVKLMREAQGSRAPIQKLADRISGIFVPVVLSLSIATFVVWFVAADAAPAVRALVAAVAVLVIACPCAMGLAVPTAVMVATGKGAELGVLLKGGEALERAHAVDTVVLDKTGTLTLGKPAVTEVRLAPGAPVDEDALVGLVAAVERASEHPLAAAIAAHATARGAAVPQVEAFESITGRGARGLAGGRRVVVGNAALLESEGVSTAPLEAEAGALAAKARTAVFAAVDGKLAGLLAVADELRPTSRDAVARLRRMGLEVVMLTGDVRRSAEAVAKAAGVERVVAGVLPEGKVAEVERLQAEGRVVAMVGDGINDAPALARAEIGIAMGSGTDVALEAADVTLMRPDLRAVADAIALSRRTMRTMRQNLFWAFAYNVVGIPVAAGVLFPAFGLMLSPVLASAAMAFSSVSVVTNSLRLRRFRGA
- a CDS encoding YciI family protein → MRFMMIVKASPESESGAPPSRELIQAMTRYNEELVNAGVLLAGDGLLPSSKGARVKFSKGKVEVVDGPFAETKELVAGFWMIQVKSKEEAIAWARRCPNPMGEGAEGVLELRQVAEAADFPPEVLTPEDAAKEVEIFERAKRNAANR
- a CDS encoding RNA polymerase sigma factor, which translates into the protein MTARADAHRAVHAVFRIEAPRLIAGLARMVRDVGLAEELAQDALVAALERWPESGVPENPGAWLMATAKRRAVDELRRKRMVERKHEALGPDPEALGPAAPPSPDAAVDEPVRDDLLRLVFIACHPVLSREARTALTLRLLGGLTTEEIARAFLQPEPTVAQRIVRAKRTLAEARVPFEVPRGADLQARLGSVLEVVYLVFNEGYTATAGDDWMRPALCEDALRLGRMLQALVPDAAEVHGLAALMELQASRAAARVGPSGEPVLLLEQDRGRWDRLLIQRGLAALERAEALGGALGPYALQAAIAACHAHARTAAATDWRRIAALYDALAELTPSPVVELNRAVAVAMAFGPAAGLELVDAIADEPSLRRYHLLPSVRGDLLFRLGRHAEARAELERAAGMTRNARERALLLERAAACGRGSSRIG
- a CDS encoding cupredoxin domain-containing protein yields the protein MDLVEILVVAGGVAAIAWVNWYFFLAEKRKGASEAKVGAAGVQQAVIRVEGGYTPSRVRLRAGQPARLVFDRREDSSCSEEVVIPEFGVRRFLPAHQRTTIDLPPTKAGTYEFTCGMSMLRGSLVVEDAR